In Mugil cephalus isolate CIBA_MC_2020 chromosome 7, CIBA_Mcephalus_1.1, whole genome shotgun sequence, the sequence GCGCTGCAGTCCTCCAAACAAAGCCAACACATCAAGACGCCCATTGAAGGCTTTGACTAAAAGAGCTCGCATGACATTAAAGGACACCACAGAAGACGAATGTCATGCGATAAGAGCCTGAGCCCGGTAAATTATTAAGTCGGCCAGGggaggacagagaagaaaagggagagacACACGAGGAGACGCACTAACCGGACGTTCTGGGTGGGATTCCATCTCTCCGAAGGCAGCTCTCCGCTCTGAGGGTCATCCACTGGAGGGTGCAATATAGAGATGCACACATCCCCATTCTGAAAACAGAGGACACTGTGTCACTGTCGCACAACGCAGGacagctgaaagaaagaaaattgcaCAAGGCTAAAAGAACATCCATAATAATGTCAGGCTGTGATACGCCACCTCATAGATGTTGGGGTGCCACATCTTGGTGAGGAAGCGGAAAGCAGGAGGAGAGTATGGGTAGTCTATAGGGAACTTGATCCGAGCCTaggacacaaaacacacatttatttatagcaCGTTTGTGTCACATTATATCTCATCGTGGAATGGGATCACTCTGAATGTGTGCATTGTATTTCCCTATTTGTGATAAACTTGTGTTCTTACCTTAAAATACCCCCCTTCATAATGAGTGTTTGGTGGCCCGAAAATGGCCACTTCCCAGTTGTATAAGTCAGCCTCGTCCACCAGTGTTATTTTGAATCCCTCGACGGGTTCCTCCTGGAGACTCTTCATCTCCAGCATGAGTGCTTTCTGTGAGCTGGCTACATGAGAGGGGTCGTGTTGCGCCATACTGCTCTAGGTAGATAATCTGAAGTCGACAGCTGACGGCTTTGTTTACACGAACGCGGCTGAGTGAGCCGAGCTAGCAAAAAAAACCCGAAAACAACTTCTGCGTTTTCGCTGTTGGGAGACAATGAAACAGGCCAAACCTGTCAGGCTGCGCAAAAGCCAAACAAAGGCTCCGCTGGTTTGTTCCCCAAAAAATATCAATTAATTGCCAATGTCATTACTCAAGAATTAATCGTACAACTGACCAGACCATTGTGGCTAACCAGCGCCTCCAGCTTTAGTTGATCGACCTGGCAGGACAGCTACGGATATAAGCCGTAAATCTACTGGTAGCAGCTGGCTAATGTAGGCTAGCCAGTATAAGCTCTACCTTACCGAGGCAGCTGAAGGCGATCTTATTGTGGCGCGAATACTTTAGTCAGCTGGATACGAGAGCCAGAATACAAAAGTGATCAAAGTTAGTCAGCTGAAAATATAGCAAGCAAAAACTCTAACGATAATGCTCAGAAATGTAGTTTATACCTCCCCAAGAGAAGGCTGGACAGTGAAGAATGTTGCTGAAAGGAGTCCCCGCTCCTCTAAAAACAGGCAACCGGATTGTGTGGGATTTGTAGTCCAATTTTCACCTGTAAACATTACTTTTTCCCTCGAAAGCAGTATATATGGCACACATTGACGCATTTAATCGATAGAGAACATAAAACCCCATGTAAACTAAGCCCAATATGGGGTATTTTTTGATTTGTGACCAATATTTATTGAACTGTTTGTCTGAGAGTTAATTCAGAGAACTACATTTGCCAGTGACTGACGTCAGGAAAGCCtgaatgttgtttgtgtttctaagAGCTGCTCTGACCTATTTTCTCtgtaacattatttaaaaacactgttagGGCTCTGTTATCTTAATTTGATTTAGGGTGCCCAATGCcatttcaaaaaacacatttaaaaacggatattaatttatagtttattttctCGAGGCATAATCGTGACGTCTTTAATATGCGCCATTTTATAGCAAGTCCCTTTAAGGTGTCTTTCTGCTGCCTGAGCAATTCGTTTAGAAAATTTAAAACGTTAACGCCTTACTCTTGTAACGCCGACTTGTTTTAGGGTCTGACGTGTAAAGACATTTAgtgatattatatatttaatgataCAAAGAGTTTTAAAACTAGCCGTTAAACCTTAGATGGTGAGGACAGCAAACCGCCGAAATCGTTACCTCTTATTTACGCGACAAACTACCACTGGGACCCCGCGCTGACAGAAAGTTCGTGATGGGTTCGAAATCACGACGTCGGTCTCGCTCCAAGTCCAGAAGTCGGAGCCGAGATCGACGGAACAAGTCCAGAGTGAACAGGTCTCGATCTCCAGAGGAAAGGAGAGGCCGCAGTCGGTCTGCGGACACGAAGAGGACCGCCCGTAGCCGGGGAAGATCAGGCAGCTGCAGGTCGAGTGATGGCTCCCCTGTCCGACATCGGCCTCAACATGGGCACCGATCTTCAGGTTCCAGCAGCGGCTCGGAGAGCGACAGAAGACCCGGGAGAGCGGCACACCGGGAGAGGAACAAGTCGAGGTATATCCTGTGCTATGTGGTGTCAGTTCGTTAATTTACGTAAAGTTTGACTATATGTATTATTATAGTGACGATGGTAGGGTACAGCTCACTTAATCACTTAATTGTGGCCTATAACACAGTAGGATGATCACATATCTGAATCGtagtttacatttgtttgtctgATATCTGCAAGTTTTTAAAAGCGCTCAGCCACTATAGTCCATTATGGTTGTGTTTTCAGGTTCTCCTTTAAAACCACGTCACTCACTGAACAGTGAAGAACTAATAtactcttcttttcttcagtcCTGATTCAGATAATACcaaaatgagaaggaggagaaaagaaatggGTACTCGTAAAGGCTCATCTCGAGAGAGGACAAGGGGAAGGTCCCAGTCCAGCTCTGACTCCCGCGGTGGAAGCagcgacagagagagaaggacgAGAAGAAGTCCTGACGGAGGGAGTCCagtcagagacaaacagagcagggacagagagaggaggaagagcagcagcagagaccgGGAAAGAAAAGACGATCGGGACAAAAGCCGAGAGCGAAAGAAGAGGAGTGAAGAAAAGGAGCGTGGGAGGAGTGAGAGgagtgagaggagcagagagagggctGACAGAGGTCGAGGGAGGCCGCGCTCCAGTTCACCGGAGTCATCAGACAGCTCGGGCTCTGAACACGGGCGCAGCGCACTCAAAgacaaggaggagaggaagaaacagaaggagaTGTTGAAAGCTCTGGAGACTCCCGAAGAGAAGAGAGCCAGGAGATTGGCAAAGAAGGAAgcgaaggagaagaaaaggagagaaaagatggGTTGGAGTGAGGAATACATGGGATACACCAATGCAGACAAC encodes:
- the LOC125011439 gene encoding ubiquitin-conjugating enzyme E2 R1-like, producing MAQHDPSHVASSQKALMLEMKSLQEEPVEGFKITLVDEADLYNWEVAIFGPPNTHYEGGYFKARIKFPIDYPYSPPAFRFLTKMWHPNIYENGDVCISILHPPVDDPQSGELPSERWNPTQNVRTILLSVISLLNEPNTFSPANVDASVMYRKWRDSKGKDREYVEIIRKQVLATKAEAERDGVKVPTTLAEYCVRTRAPPPDEGSDLFYDYYYDDDDVEGGDGDCCYDEDDSGNEES